The following are encoded in a window of Manihot esculenta cultivar AM560-2 chromosome 8, M.esculenta_v8, whole genome shotgun sequence genomic DNA:
- the LOC110621164 gene encoding pentatricopeptide repeat-containing protein At4g16390, chloroplastic → MVREMAYNFCSSPSSLYQPLCNSVSSSRDIKPRNSKFSCRLTTFPLQLRTSLQVTRVSLQDRIAQEATQDANVQYPDGKRGTSSSKSYVWVNPNSPRASQLKKRSYDTRYASLVKVAELLDSSNPSEEDVCNILSGLGGRMIEQDAVVIINNMSNPETALLALRYFGERLNFDKEVIIYNVTMKVFRKCKDLDKAEKLFEEMLERGVKPDNATFSTILSCARMSNLPDKAVEWFEKMPSFGLSPDDVTYSAMIDAYGRAGDIEKALSLYDRARTEKWRIDAVTFSTLIKIYGMSGNFDGCLNVYEEMKAVGAKPNMVTYNTLLDAMGRAKRPWQAKKIYKEMINNGFTPSFGTYASLLRAYGRARYGEDALIVYREMKEKGIDLTAVLYNTLLAMCADLGYVNEAVEIFEEMKSSGTNPDSWTFSSLITIFSCSAEVSKAENMLNEMLEAGFEPNIFVLTSLIQCYGKSQRTDDVVRTFNQLLELGITPDDRFCGCLLNVMTQTPKEELSKLAECIEKANSKLGFVVKLLIAEKGSEGNFKNEAAELFDSIGSDVKKAFCNCLIDLCVNLDMLERACDLLDLGLKLEIYKDLQSKSSNQWSLHLKSLSLGAALTALHVWINDLSKAVESGENLPALLGINTGHGKHKYSDKGLAGVFESHLKELNAPFHEDPDKVGWFLTTKIAAESWLESRKSNISVA, encoded by the coding sequence ATGGTGAGAGAGATGGCTTACAATTTCTGCTCTTCTCCGTCCTCTCTCTATCAACCTCTCTGCAATTCTGTCTCATCTTCTAGAGATATCAAACCAAGAAACTCCAAATTTTCTTGTAGACTAACCACTTTTCCACTTCAATTAAGAACATCTCTCCAAGTCACTCGTGTCTCTTTACAAGACCGAATAGCACAAGAAGCTACACAAGATGCAAATGTCCAATACCCTGATGGAAAAAGGGGAACTTCCTCTTCAAAATCCTACGTCTGGGTCAATCCCAACAGCCCCAGAGCGTCACAGCTTAAGAAAAGATCATATGATACTAGGTATGCTTCTCTTGTTAAAGTAGCAGAGCTTTTAGATTCAAGTAACCCAAGTGAAGAAGATGTCTGTAACATTTTGAGTGGTTTAGGTGGTAGAATGATAGAGCAGGATGCCGTTGTTATCATCAATAACATGTCCAACCCAGAAACTGCATTGCTTGCTCTTAGGTATTTTGGAGAGAGACTCAATTTTGATAAGGAGGTTATAATTTATAATGTGACTATGAAGGTTTTTCGGAAGTGCAAGGATTTGGATAAAGCAGAGAAGCTATTTGAAGAAATGCTCGAGAGAGGGGTTAAGCCTGATAATGCTACGTTTTCAACTATACTTAGCTGTGCTAGGATGTCTAATTTGCCTGATAAAGCTGTGGAATGGTTCGAGAAAATGCCGAGTTTTGGGCTTAGTCCTGATGATGTTACCTACTCGGCTATGATTGATGCCTATGGCCGGGCAGGTGATATTGAAAAAGCTCTGAGTTTGTATGACCGTGCTAGAACAGAGAAATGGCGTATTGATGCAGTGACATTCTCGACTTTGATTAAAATTTATGGGATGTCGGGAAACTTTGATGGGTGCTTAAATGTTTATGAAGAAATGAAAGCTGTTGGAGCTAAGCCTAATATGGTTACATATAACACTTTGTTAGACGCAATGGGAAGAGCCAAGAGACCTTGGCAggcaaagaaaatatataaagaaatgATTAACAATGGTTTTACTCCAAGTTTTGGGACATATGCATCACTTTTGCGAGCTTATGGTAGAGCTCGATACGGTGAGGATGCCCTTATTGTGTATAGAGAGATGAAGGAAAAGGGAATTGATTTGACTGCGGTTCTTTACAATACCCTATTGGCCATGTGTGCTGATCTTGGCTATGTCAATGAAGCTGTTGAGATTTTTGAGGAAATGAAGAGTTCTGGGACAAATCCTGATAGTTGGACTTTCTCATCTTTGATTACAATATTTTCATGTAGTGCGGAAGTATCCAAGGCAGAGAACATGTTGAATGAGATGTTGGAAGCTGGTTTTGAGCCTAATATATTTGTTTTGACATCACTTATTCAGTGCTATGGGAAATCGCAACGTACTGACGATGTCGTGAGAACATTTAATCAGCTCTTAGAATTAGGCATAACTCCTGATGATCGATTCTGTGGGTGTCTTCTAAATGTCATGACTCAAACACCAAAGGAAGAGCTTAGTAAACTTGCTGAGTGTATTGAGAAAGCTAATTCAAAACTTGGTTTTGTGGTAAAACTTCTGATAGCTGAGAAAGGTTCTGAGGGAAATTTTAAGAACGAGGCTGCCGAACTTTTTGATTCTATTGGCTCAGATGTAAAGAAGGCTTTCTGCAATTGCTTAATTGACCTCTGTGTCAACCTCGATATGTTGGAGAGAGCATGTGATTTACTAGACCTGGGTCTAAAACTTGAAATTTATAAGGATTTACAGTCCAAGTCATCAAACCAGTGGTCTCTACATCTAAAGAGTCTCTCTTTAGGAGCTGCTCTGACAGCATTACATGTTTGGATAAATGACTTGTCCAAGGCAGTAGAATCTGGAGAGAATCTTCCAGCATTGCTTGGTATCAATACTGGGCATGGAAAACACAAATATTCAGACAAAGGTTTGGCTGGTGTGTTCGAATCACATTTGAAGGAACTAAATGCTCCATTTCACGAAGATCCTGATAAAGTTGGCTGGTTCTTAACTACAAAGATCGCAGCTGAGTCATGGTTAGAATCTAGAAAATCAAATATAAGTGTTGCCTAG